Proteins from a genomic interval of Desulfonatronum sp. SC1:
- a CDS encoding D-alanine--D-alanine ligase → MKILVAHSPLEEAASLDDADVLAQVRAVAEAATRLGHYVEVRPWPDVALTPGASNAPGPFPDVAADLVVNLVESIQGSARHVHHIPDILVRHGLPCTGSPARALERSTSKLLAKADLTGAGLPTPVWLDHQGRGNEVFPGTYIVKSVWEHASHGLDADNVLAVIGPEELMAAMRERQRNPGGEWFAEAYVPGREFNLALLANPDADETSVQVLAPAEIRFLDFPADQPQVVGFRAKWLEQSFEYQNTVRELEFPKQDAPLLAELSALALECWRVFGLEGYARVDFRVDRKGRPWIIDVNANPCLSPDAGFQAALSASGLTFDTALGRIFRAAMVQLEVP, encoded by the coding sequence GTGAAGATCCTGGTGGCGCACAGCCCGCTGGAAGAGGCGGCCTCGCTGGACGACGCGGATGTTTTGGCCCAGGTCCGGGCCGTGGCCGAGGCCGCGACCCGGCTGGGCCATTACGTGGAGGTCCGGCCCTGGCCCGACGTCGCGCTCACGCCCGGCGCTTCCAATGCCCCTGGCCCGTTCCCGGACGTCGCGGCGGATCTGGTCGTCAATCTGGTGGAGAGCATTCAGGGCTCGGCCCGGCACGTGCATCACATCCCGGACATCCTGGTCCGGCATGGTCTGCCCTGCACCGGCAGCCCGGCCAGAGCCCTGGAGCGCTCCACCAGCAAGCTGCTGGCCAAGGCCGATCTGACCGGGGCCGGATTGCCCACGCCGGTCTGGCTGGACCACCAGGGCCGGGGCAACGAGGTCTTCCCCGGCACGTACATCGTCAAGTCCGTCTGGGAACACGCCTCCCACGGCCTGGACGCGGACAACGTCCTGGCCGTGATCGGCCCGGAGGAACTCATGGCCGCCATGCGCGAACGGCAACGGAATCCGGGCGGCGAATGGTTCGCCGAGGCCTATGTTCCGGGCCGGGAATTTAATCTGGCCCTGCTGGCAAACCCCGACGCGGACGAAACGTCGGTTCAGGTCCTGGCTCCGGCGGAAATCCGTTTTCTGGACTTCCCCGCGGACCAGCCCCAGGTGGTGGGCTTTCGGGCCAAATGGCTGGAGCAGAGCTTTGAGTACCAAAACACCGTGCGGGAGCTGGAATTTCCGAAGCAGGACGCGCCTCTGTTGGCCGAACTGAGCGCTTTGGCCCTGGAGTGCTGGCGGGTATTCGGCCTGGAGGGGTACGCCCGTGTGGACTTTCGAGTAGATAGGAAAGGTCGGCCCTGGATCATCGACGTGAACGCCAACCCCTGCCTTTCTCCGGACGCCGGGTTTCAGGCCGCGCTGTCGGCCTCGGGCCTGACCTTCGACACGGCCCTGGGCCGCATCTTCCGGGCCGCCATGGTTCAATTGGAGGTTCCATGA
- a CDS encoding ATP-grasp domain-containing protein, protein MKIGLTYDLRRDYLAQGYTLEQTAEFDSPETIEAIEAGIRSMGLETERIGNLDAVMRALGAGRHWDMVFNIAEGLRGFSRESQVPGLLEAYGIPCTFSDPLLLGLCLHKAMTKRVLRDLKLPTPDFALVESLADLESVNLAFPLFAKPVAEGTSKGVECASLIQTREELSRTCADLLRRFDQPVLVERFLSGREFTVGVVGTGKRARSLGVMEVLLLEGADRLIYSQDNKEEYEERVRYRLVEGVEGNMLSLLALETWRGLGARDGGRVDIRLDEHGAAQILEINPLPGLHPVRSDLSILCGFQSIAHRDLIRMIMESALERLKVRNEALGQEPDHGVVSAVRLAPDCFHPQESGDVSKMDLREHDQPLVRAA, encoded by the coding sequence CTATCTGGCCCAGGGCTATACGCTGGAACAGACCGCGGAGTTCGACAGCCCGGAAACCATCGAAGCCATCGAGGCCGGTATTCGCTCCATGGGCCTGGAAACGGAGCGCATCGGCAATCTGGACGCGGTAATGCGCGCCCTGGGCGCGGGGCGACACTGGGACATGGTCTTCAATATCGCCGAGGGGCTGCGCGGTTTCAGCCGCGAGTCCCAGGTGCCGGGCCTGCTGGAGGCATACGGAATTCCTTGCACCTTTTCCGATCCGCTGCTGCTTGGCCTGTGCCTGCACAAGGCCATGACCAAGCGGGTGCTCCGGGACCTGAAGCTACCCACGCCGGACTTTGCCCTGGTGGAATCTTTGGCTGATCTGGAGTCCGTGAACCTGGCGTTCCCCCTATTCGCCAAGCCCGTGGCCGAGGGCACCAGCAAGGGCGTGGAGTGCGCCAGCCTGATCCAAACCAGGGAAGAGCTGTCCCGGACCTGCGCGGACCTGCTGCGCCGCTTTGACCAGCCGGTACTGGTGGAGCGCTTTCTGTCCGGCCGGGAGTTCACCGTGGGCGTCGTCGGCACGGGGAAGCGCGCCAGATCCTTGGGCGTGATGGAGGTGCTGCTTCTGGAAGGCGCGGACCGACTGATCTACTCTCAGGACAACAAGGAAGAGTACGAGGAGCGGGTCCGCTACCGGCTGGTGGAGGGCGTGGAAGGAAATATGCTGTCCCTGCTGGCCCTGGAAACCTGGCGCGGTTTGGGGGCCCGGGACGGAGGGCGAGTGGACATCCGCCTGGATGAACACGGCGCGGCCCAGATCCTGGAAATCAACCCCCTGCCCGGCCTGCACCCGGTGCGTTCGGATCTGTCCATTCTGTGCGGCTTTCAAAGCATCGCCCATCGGGATTTGATCCGGATGATCATGGAGTCGGCCCTGGAACGGCTGAAGGTGCGAAATGAGGCCCTTGGCCAAGAACCGGACCACGGGGTCGTATCCGCCGTCCGGCTTGCGCCGGACTGTTTCCATCCCCAGGAATCTGGCGACGTCTCAAAAATGGACCTGAGAGAACACGATCAGCCGCTGGTCCGGGCCGCGTGA